One Intestinimonas butyriciproducens genomic window, GTGGTAGGCGTTTTGTTCATGATGGAACCTCGAATCTATAAAGTTGGAGATTGGGAACGTCCCTCAGCCGTCCTGGTTGGCCGCGTTGATGATCTCCACGAACTGCTCCGGCTTCAGAGACGCGCC contains:
- a CDS encoding triose-phosphate isomerase, with product MEKLRGADGGLIGGASLKPEQFVEIINAANQDG